A single region of the Streptomyces caelestis genome encodes:
- a CDS encoding EamA family transporter: MTTPDSVTTPQPATTAAAAAPAAAPAAGPGRPGSLGPVGLVLAGGISVQFGGALAVMLMPRAGALGVVALRLLVAAVVLLLVCRPRLRGHSRTDWGTVVVFGITMAAMNGLFYQAVARIPLGLAVTLEVLGPLALSVLASRRAINVVWAALALAGVFLLGGGGFSSLDPTGAAFALGAGAMWAAYIIFSARTGRRFPQADGLALAMAVGAVLFLPLGMAESGAKLVDPVTLGLGAAVALLSSVLPYTLELLALRRLPASSFAILMSLEPAIAATAGFLLLDQALTTVEAAAIALVIAASMGAVRTQVGRGRRKTAVLEG; this comes from the coding sequence GTGACCACCCCCGACAGCGTCACCACGCCCCAGCCCGCGACAACCGCCGCTGCCGCCGCACCGGCCGCCGCACCGGCCGCCGGACCGGGCCGGCCGGGCTCCCTCGGGCCGGTGGGCCTGGTACTCGCCGGCGGGATCTCCGTGCAGTTCGGCGGCGCGCTGGCCGTGATGCTGATGCCGAGGGCGGGCGCCCTCGGGGTGGTGGCGCTGCGGCTGCTCGTGGCGGCGGTCGTCCTGTTGCTGGTCTGCCGCCCGCGGCTGCGCGGCCACTCACGCACGGACTGGGGCACGGTCGTCGTCTTCGGCATCACCATGGCCGCGATGAACGGCCTCTTCTACCAGGCCGTCGCCCGTATCCCACTGGGTCTCGCGGTCACCCTGGAGGTCCTCGGCCCGCTCGCCCTCTCGGTGCTGGCGTCCCGCCGCGCGATCAACGTGGTGTGGGCGGCGCTCGCCCTGGCCGGTGTCTTCCTGCTCGGCGGCGGAGGCTTCAGCAGCCTCGACCCCACAGGAGCGGCCTTCGCCCTGGGTGCCGGCGCGATGTGGGCGGCCTACATCATCTTCAGCGCCCGTACGGGCCGCCGCTTCCCGCAGGCGGACGGCCTGGCCCTGGCGATGGCGGTGGGGGCCGTGCTGTTCCTGCCCCTGGGCATGGCGGAGTCGGGGGCGAAACTGGTCGACCCGGTGACGCTGGGTCTGGGCGCGGCGGTGGCCCTGCTCTCCTCGGTCCTGCCCTACACCCTCGAACTCCTCGCCCTGCGCCGCCTGCCCGCCTCCAGCTTCGCGATCCTCATGAGCCTGGAACCGGCCATCGCCGCGACGGCCGGCTTCCTCCTCCTCGACCAGGCCCTCACCACCGTGGAGGCCGCCGCGATCGCCCTCGTCATCGCGGCGAGCATGGGGGCGGTACGGACCCAGGTCGGCCGCGGCCGCCGGAAGACGGCGGTCCTGGAGGGCTAG
- a CDS encoding lipid II:glycine glycyltransferase FemX, translating into MRVRVQPITRDEHLAFVTARPSASHTQVPSWGEVKPDWQAESLGWFDQGGQLVGAGLVLLRPLPGPKLPGLPRYLAYLPEGPLLDWHEPGLERLLEPMVAHLGRRGAFAVRMGPPVVVRRWSAETVKAAIADPAARRLRDVRATSYEPRAGRVADSLRRMGWRQTAPGGEDGFAAGQPRYVFQVPFAGRSLEDIHNGLNQQWRRNIKKAEKAGVKVVRGDLEDLPAFHELYTETAGRDGFLPRPLPYFQRMWSALTAEHPDRMRLYLAYHDGEVLAAATMLTVGDHVWYSYGASTSRRREVQPSSAVQWRMMCDAHELGAAVYDLRGITDTLEESSDLLGLLRFKVGTGGEAVEYLGEWDYPLNRLLYKALNLYLARR; encoded by the coding sequence ATGCGCGTCCGCGTCCAGCCGATCACCCGCGACGAGCACCTCGCGTTCGTCACGGCCCGCCCCTCCGCCAGCCACACCCAGGTCCCGTCCTGGGGCGAGGTGAAGCCCGACTGGCAGGCCGAGAGCCTCGGCTGGTTCGACCAGGGCGGACAGCTCGTCGGCGCGGGGCTGGTGCTGCTGCGCCCACTGCCCGGGCCGAAGTTGCCCGGACTGCCGCGGTACCTCGCGTATCTGCCCGAGGGCCCGCTCCTCGACTGGCACGAGCCCGGCCTCGAACGCCTGCTGGAGCCGATGGTCGCCCACCTCGGGCGACGGGGCGCCTTCGCGGTGCGAATGGGCCCGCCGGTCGTGGTGCGCCGCTGGAGCGCCGAGACGGTCAAGGCGGCCATCGCGGACCCGGCCGCCCGGCGGCTGCGCGACGTCCGGGCGACGTCGTACGAACCCCGCGCAGGCCGGGTCGCGGACAGCCTGCGCCGTATGGGCTGGCGGCAGACCGCACCCGGCGGCGAGGACGGTTTCGCCGCGGGGCAGCCCCGGTACGTCTTCCAGGTGCCGTTCGCCGGACGGTCGCTGGAGGACATCCACAACGGCCTGAACCAGCAGTGGCGGCGCAACATCAAGAAGGCGGAGAAGGCCGGAGTGAAGGTCGTGCGCGGTGACCTGGAGGACCTGCCGGCCTTCCACGAGCTGTACACCGAGACGGCCGGGCGGGACGGTTTCCTCCCGCGCCCGCTGCCGTACTTCCAGCGCATGTGGAGCGCGCTCACCGCCGAGCACCCGGACCGGATGCGGCTCTACCTCGCGTACCACGACGGCGAGGTGCTCGCCGCCGCCACGATGCTGACCGTCGGCGACCACGTCTGGTACTCCTACGGCGCCTCCACCAGCCGTCGGCGCGAGGTCCAGCCGAGCAGCGCCGTGCAGTGGCGCATGATGTGCGACGCCCACGAACTCGGCGCCGCCGTCTACGACCTGCGCGGCATCACCGACACCCTGGAGGAGTCCAGCGACCTGCTGGGCCTGCTCCGCTTCAAGGTGGGCACCGGCGGCGAGGCCGTCGAGTACCTCGGCGAGTGGGACTACCCGCTCAACCGGCTGCTGTACAAGGCGCTGAACCTGTACCTGGCGCGCCGCTGA
- a CDS encoding FAD-binding and (Fe-S)-binding domain-containing protein has translation MTDVGELVVLEAELSRVVRGDVGFDVTSRALVTMDASNYRRVPLGVVAPRDADDVAAVLEVCRQRGVPVVARGGGTSIAGQATGTGVVLDFTRYMNRLVSLDPEARTAVVQPGLVLDRLQEAAAPHGLRFGPDPSTHSRCTLGGMIGNNSCGSHSVAWGTTADSVRELDVVTARGRRLRLGPDWAGAPDGLRELVDGELARLRTGFPELPRRISGYALDALLPERGADVARSFCGSEGTLGVLTEAVVRLVEAPRARALAVLAYADESAAAQAAAGLLPLRPLTVEGMAADLVPSAAALPRGGAWLFVETGGESAAEARARAEAIVRAADVVDALVVTDPAGQRALWRIREDASGTATRMPDGREAWPGWEDCAVPPARLGAYLRDFRALLGAHGLRGTPYGHFGDGCIHVRIDFDLLTEPGIARFRRFSEELAELVVAHGGSLSGEHGDGQARAELLPKMYGREMVGLFERVKGAWDPDDLLNPGMLVRPAPLDAGLRFSVLPREPVDVAFGYPLDGGDFSAAVRRCVGVAKCRTTSVSGSSVMCPSFRATGAEEHSTRGRARLLHEMLAGEVVTGGWRSTEVRDALDLCLSCKGCRSDCPVEVDMATYKAEFLHHHYEGRRRPAAHYAMGRLPEWLRAVARTHTAPLVNTLARMRPFARAAKRLGGIAPEREIPRVATRTFSRWWERRRGEVAAAGRGDLVVVWPDTFTEHLSPAVGQAAVRVLEAAGLRVALPPTVHLAKPPVGDGRTVALDPLSLLRGRGRVCCGLTYVSTGQLDRARAVMRRTLDLMEPVLETDAPVVVLEPSCAAALRTDVPELLHDDPRAARLAAKVLTFAETLERHAPGWTPPRVDRPVAGQTHCHQHAVLGDAADRRLREAASLSGDLSGGCCGLAGNFGFERGHYEVSVACAEEQLLPSVRDAPDGTVVLADGFSCRTQLEQLAGVRGRHLAEVLAEALEGAGGEPGPGDEPGGMTGPGVPPAGR, from the coding sequence ATGACGGATGTCGGGGAGCTGGTTGTCCTTGAGGCGGAGCTGAGCCGGGTCGTCCGGGGTGACGTGGGTTTCGACGTCACCTCCCGGGCGCTGGTCACCATGGACGCCTCCAACTACCGGCGGGTGCCGCTGGGTGTGGTCGCTCCCCGTGACGCCGACGACGTGGCGGCCGTCCTGGAGGTGTGCCGGCAGCGGGGGGTGCCGGTCGTGGCGAGAGGCGGCGGTACGTCGATCGCGGGGCAGGCGACCGGTACGGGCGTGGTGCTGGACTTCACCCGGTACATGAACCGGCTCGTGTCGCTGGACCCGGAGGCGCGTACGGCCGTCGTGCAGCCGGGGCTGGTGCTCGACCGGCTCCAGGAGGCGGCCGCCCCGCACGGCCTGCGGTTCGGGCCGGACCCGTCCACGCACAGCCGGTGCACGCTCGGCGGCATGATCGGCAACAACTCCTGCGGCTCGCACTCGGTGGCCTGGGGGACGACCGCGGACAGCGTGCGCGAGCTGGACGTGGTCACCGCGCGGGGGCGGCGGCTGCGGCTCGGGCCGGACTGGGCCGGAGCGCCGGACGGCCTGCGGGAGCTGGTGGACGGCGAACTGGCCCGGTTGCGCACGGGCTTCCCCGAGCTGCCCCGCCGCATCTCCGGATACGCGCTGGACGCGCTGCTGCCCGAGCGCGGCGCCGACGTGGCCCGCTCCTTCTGCGGTTCGGAGGGCACGCTGGGCGTGCTGACGGAGGCGGTCGTACGCCTGGTCGAGGCGCCCCGCGCGCGTGCCCTGGCCGTGCTGGCGTACGCCGACGAGAGCGCGGCGGCGCAGGCCGCTGCCGGGCTGCTGCCGCTGCGCCCGCTGACGGTCGAGGGCATGGCCGCGGACCTGGTGCCGTCCGCGGCCGCGCTGCCGCGGGGCGGGGCCTGGCTGTTCGTGGAGACCGGCGGGGAGTCGGCCGCGGAGGCACGCGCGCGTGCGGAGGCGATCGTGCGGGCGGCCGATGTCGTGGACGCCCTGGTGGTCACCGACCCGGCGGGGCAGCGCGCGCTGTGGCGGATCCGGGAGGACGCGAGCGGTACGGCGACGCGGATGCCGGACGGGAGGGAGGCCTGGCCGGGGTGGGAGGACTGCGCGGTGCCGCCCGCCCGGCTCGGGGCGTATCTGCGGGACTTCCGCGCGCTGCTCGGCGCGCACGGGCTGCGCGGCACGCCGTACGGGCACTTCGGGGACGGCTGCATCCACGTCCGTATCGACTTCGACCTGCTGACGGAGCCCGGCATCGCCCGTTTCCGGCGCTTCTCGGAGGAGCTCGCGGAACTGGTGGTGGCGCACGGCGGGTCGCTGTCCGGGGAGCACGGGGACGGGCAGGCGCGGGCGGAGCTGCTGCCGAAGATGTACGGCCGGGAGATGGTGGGCCTGTTCGAGCGGGTGAAAGGGGCGTGGGACCCCGACGACCTCCTCAACCCCGGCATGCTGGTCCGCCCCGCGCCCCTGGACGCCGGCCTGCGCTTCTCCGTCCTCCCCCGCGAGCCCGTCGACGTCGCCTTCGGCTACCCCTTGGACGGCGGTGACTTCTCGGCGGCGGTCCGGCGCTGCGTGGGCGTCGCCAAGTGCCGTACGACGTCGGTGTCCGGCTCCTCCGTCATGTGCCCGTCCTTCCGGGCGACCGGCGCGGAGGAGCACTCCACGCGCGGGCGTGCCCGGCTGCTGCACGAGATGCTCGCGGGTGAGGTGGTGACCGGCGGCTGGCGCTCCACGGAGGTGCGGGACGCGCTGGACCTGTGCCTGTCCTGCAAGGGCTGCCGGTCGGACTGCCCGGTGGAGGTCGACATGGCCACGTACAAGGCGGAGTTCCTCCACCACCACTACGAGGGCCGGCGCCGCCCGGCCGCGCACTACGCGATGGGCCGCCTGCCGGAGTGGCTCCGGGCCGTGGCCCGAACGCACACGGCTCCGCTGGTCAACACCCTCGCCCGGATGCGCCCCTTCGCCCGGGCCGCGAAACGGCTGGGCGGGATCGCCCCCGAGCGGGAGATCCCCCGGGTGGCGACGCGGACGTTCAGCCGATGGTGGGAGCGGCGGCGGGGCGAGGTGGCTGCCGCCGGGCGTGGGGATCTCGTCGTGGTGTGGCCCGACACCTTCACCGAGCACCTCTCACCGGCCGTCGGACAGGCCGCCGTCCGCGTCCTGGAGGCGGCCGGGCTGCGGGTGGCGCTGCCGCCGACCGTGCACCTGGCGAAACCGCCGGTGGGCGACGGCAGGACGGTCGCCCTCGACCCGTTGTCCCTGCTGCGGGGCCGGGGCCGGGTCTGCTGCGGGCTGACGTACGTGTCGACGGGGCAGCTGGACCGCGCCCGGGCGGTCATGCGGCGCACGCTCGACCTGATGGAGCCGGTGCTGGAGACCGACGCCCCGGTCGTGGTCCTGGAGCCGAGCTGCGCCGCCGCCCTGCGCACGGACGTCCCCGAGCTGCTGCACGACGATCCGCGCGCGGCCCGTCTCGCCGCGAAGGTCCTCACCTTCGCGGAGACGCTGGAGCGCCACGCCCCCGGCTGGACGCCGCCGCGCGTGGACCGCCCGGTGGCCGGGCAGACCCACTGCCACCAGCACGCGGTGCTGGGCGACGCCGCCGACCGCCGGTTGCGCGAAGCCGCCTCGCTCTCCGGCGATCTGAGCGGCGGCTGCTGCGGTCTCGCGGGGAACTTCGGCTTCGAGCGGGGACACTACGAGGTGTCCGTGGCCTGCGCGGAGGAACAGCTCCTGCCGTCGGTACGGGACGCCCCGGACGGCACGGTGGTCCTTGCGGACGGCTTCTCCTGCCGCACACAGCTGGAGCAGCTGGCGGGGGTGCGGGGGCGGCATCTGGCGGAGGTCCTCGCGGAGGCGCTGGAGGGAGCGGGGGGCGAGCCGGGGCCGGGCGATGAGCCGGGCGGCATGACCGGCCCGGGGGTGCCACCGGCCGGGCGATGA
- a CDS encoding carbohydrate ABC transporter permease has product MAMTRTPVRRVLDYTVLSVLAFVFALPALYLFLGSLKPSDEVMNGLSGFLPTHLSFDNYTAVLDSLSSDSTGYFWQFMGVSVLLSFVVVTGGLIVNSMAAYGLTRLKWRGQNAVFTLVLLLMLIPFESVAVPLFYMFNGQRNTLFIQALPFVANAFAVYQFHTFFRKIPPSIEEAARLDGAGPWRTFFAIIVPMSRPVFASVAILTFLIQWGSFLWPVLMVSDPSVRPLPLEMSVFQGQQPPDWGQILAFGVLLVLPVLIVFAFFQRWFVEGVASSAVKG; this is encoded by the coding sequence ATGGCCATGACCCGTACTCCCGTACGCCGCGTCCTCGACTACACCGTCCTGAGCGTCCTGGCGTTCGTCTTCGCCCTCCCCGCGCTCTACCTCTTCCTCGGCAGCCTCAAGCCGTCCGACGAGGTCATGAACGGCCTGTCCGGCTTCCTGCCCACCCACCTCTCCTTCGACAACTACACCGCCGTCCTCGACAGCCTCAGCTCCGACAGCACCGGCTACTTCTGGCAGTTCATGGGCGTGTCGGTGCTGCTGTCGTTCGTGGTGGTGACGGGCGGACTGATCGTCAACTCGATGGCGGCGTACGGGCTGACGCGGCTGAAGTGGCGCGGCCAGAACGCGGTGTTCACCCTGGTCCTGCTGCTGATGCTGATCCCGTTCGAGTCGGTGGCGGTGCCGCTGTTCTACATGTTCAACGGCCAGCGCAACACCCTGTTCATCCAGGCGCTGCCGTTCGTCGCCAACGCCTTCGCCGTCTACCAGTTCCACACGTTCTTCCGGAAGATCCCGCCGAGCATCGAGGAGGCGGCCCGGCTGGACGGCGCGGGTCCCTGGCGGACCTTCTTCGCGATCATCGTGCCGATGTCCAGGCCGGTCTTCGCCTCGGTCGCGATCCTCACCTTCCTCATCCAGTGGGGCTCCTTCCTGTGGCCGGTGCTGATGGTGTCCGACCCGTCGGTGCGTCCCCTCCCCCTGGAGATGAGCGTCTTCCAGGGGCAGCAGCCCCCTGACTGGGGCCAGATCCTCGCCTTCGGTGTGCTGCTGGTGCTGCCCGTGCTGATCGTCTTCGCGTTCTTCCAGCGCTGGTTCGTCGAGGGCGTGGCCAGCTCCGCCGTCAAGGGCTGA
- a CDS encoding carbohydrate ABC transporter permease, producing the protein MKTVEPAHPAAPGRAQAASATPSAKPSRPSRGNRDWLHGLLMSAPAVGGLIAFVGIPFGYAVVLSFYNVRLGSPLEPTFFGVEHYRRLFTDPDLSGPFLRALLNNLTFAAVVVPLQTGLALALAILLNRKLKAIGLFRSFFFMPVVFPMALVAVIWRLILARSEQGMLNSLLDAVSFGNWGAFDWLGDGLTAMGSIIVLSVWQGVGFQMVILLAGLQQIPGELYEASQLDRASRWQQFRHVTLPGIRGTLVFVAMLTSVLSFRVFDQVYILIRGGGLDEDATRTVMYQAVTTAFDQNNIGQASAVTVVFFLIVVALTIVQRRVVRPDNED; encoded by the coding sequence GTGAAAACCGTGGAACCCGCGCACCCCGCGGCCCCTGGCCGGGCGCAGGCCGCCTCGGCCACGCCCTCCGCGAAGCCCTCGCGTCCGTCGCGCGGCAACCGCGACTGGCTGCACGGGCTGCTGATGTCCGCCCCGGCCGTCGGCGGGCTGATCGCCTTCGTCGGCATTCCGTTCGGCTACGCCGTGGTGCTCTCCTTCTACAACGTCCGCCTCGGCTCGCCGCTGGAGCCCACCTTCTTCGGCGTGGAGCACTACCGGCGGCTGTTCACCGACCCCGACCTGTCCGGCCCGTTCCTGCGGGCGCTGCTGAACAACCTGACCTTCGCCGCGGTCGTCGTACCGCTCCAGACGGGTCTGGCGCTGGCGCTGGCGATCCTGCTCAACCGCAAGCTGAAGGCCATCGGCCTGTTCCGGTCCTTCTTCTTCATGCCGGTGGTCTTCCCGATGGCGCTGGTCGCCGTGATCTGGCGGCTGATCCTCGCCCGCAGCGAGCAGGGCATGCTCAACTCCCTGCTGGACGCGGTGAGTTTCGGCAACTGGGGTGCCTTCGACTGGCTCGGTGACGGCCTCACCGCGATGGGCTCGATCATCGTGCTGTCGGTGTGGCAGGGCGTCGGCTTCCAGATGGTCATCCTGCTGGCCGGTCTCCAGCAGATTCCGGGCGAGCTCTACGAGGCCTCCCAGCTGGACCGGGCCTCGCGCTGGCAGCAGTTCCGGCACGTCACCCTGCCCGGCATCCGCGGCACCCTCGTGTTCGTCGCGATGCTGACCTCGGTGCTGTCCTTCCGGGTCTTCGACCAGGTGTACATCCTCATCCGCGGCGGTGGCCTGGACGAGGACGCCACCCGGACGGTGATGTACCAGGCCGTCACCACGGCCTTCGACCAGAACAACATCGGCCAGGCCTCGGCCGTCACGGTGGTGTTCTTCCTGATCGTCGTCGCCCTGACGATCGTCCAGCGCCGCGTCGTCCGGCCCGACAACGAGGACTGA
- a CDS encoding ABC transporter substrate-binding protein produces the protein MITGHRKHRRTGLTALALLPLAALAACGGGGGSDTSAEEGSGKGTISVWAHQGQASEAAALQNAVKSFNSSQSDVKAELKLIPENDYTKTITATDASELPDVLEFDGPTMANFVYNSKLAPVDGHVSAKTLGNVTDAIKAQGEIDGKHYGLGMFDAGLGMYANKKLLDAAGVKYPTSVDDAWTAEEFGKALKALKGKDSDGKVLDISEQYGLATEWGTFGFSPIIWSAGGGLLKDGKAQGALDSPDVVSAMKTFQSWKTYVDPNTDGNAFAKGKVALSWVGHWNYPAYSEALGDDLVVVPLPDFGKGPKTGQGSWVWGIGADSKNGKAAGAFLDYLLNDSNIGAMTKANGAVPATESALAKSELYKKGGPLQLFADQLAKPCGDSDISTSCVAVTRPVTAGYPTVTAKFNTALNSIYGGADPKEALQKAARAIDRDFTDNAGYEIP, from the coding sequence ATGATCACCGGTCACAGAAAACACCGTCGTACGGGCCTGACAGCCCTCGCCCTGCTGCCCCTGGCCGCGCTGGCCGCCTGTGGCGGGGGCGGCGGCAGCGACACCTCCGCCGAAGAGGGCAGCGGCAAGGGCACCATCAGCGTCTGGGCCCACCAGGGCCAGGCGAGCGAGGCGGCCGCGCTGCAGAACGCGGTGAAGTCCTTCAACTCCTCGCAGAGCGACGTCAAGGCCGAGCTGAAGCTGATCCCCGAGAACGACTACACCAAGACCATCACCGCCACCGACGCCTCGGAACTGCCGGACGTGCTGGAGTTCGACGGCCCGACGATGGCGAACTTCGTCTACAACAGCAAGCTCGCCCCGGTCGACGGCCACGTCTCCGCCAAGACCCTCGGCAACGTCACCGACGCGATCAAGGCACAGGGCGAGATCGACGGCAAGCACTACGGCCTGGGCATGTTCGACGCCGGGCTCGGCATGTACGCCAACAAGAAGCTGCTGGACGCGGCCGGTGTGAAGTACCCGACGAGCGTGGACGACGCCTGGACGGCCGAGGAGTTCGGCAAGGCGCTCAAGGCGCTCAAGGGCAAGGACTCCGACGGCAAGGTCCTCGACATATCGGAGCAGTACGGCCTGGCCACCGAGTGGGGCACCTTCGGCTTCTCCCCGATCATCTGGTCGGCCGGCGGCGGCCTGCTGAAGGACGGCAAGGCGCAGGGCGCCCTCGACAGCCCGGACGTGGTCTCCGCGATGAAGACCTTCCAGTCCTGGAAGACGTACGTCGACCCCAACACCGACGGCAACGCCTTCGCCAAGGGCAAGGTGGCGCTGAGCTGGGTCGGCCACTGGAACTACCCCGCGTACAGCGAGGCGCTCGGTGACGACCTCGTCGTCGTGCCGCTGCCGGACTTCGGCAAGGGTCCCAAGACGGGTCAGGGCTCGTGGGTCTGGGGCATCGGCGCCGACAGCAAGAACGGCAAGGCCGCGGGCGCCTTCCTGGACTACCTGCTGAACGACAGCAACATCGGCGCGATGACGAAGGCCAACGGCGCGGTGCCCGCCACCGAGTCCGCACTCGCCAAGAGCGAGCTGTACAAGAAGGGCGGCCCGCTCCAGCTCTTCGCCGACCAGCTGGCCAAGCCGTGCGGCGACAGTGACATCAGCACCTCCTGCGTCGCCGTCACCCGCCCGGTGACCGCCGGATACCCCACGGTCACCGCCAAGTTCAACACGGCCCTCAACTCGATCTACGGCGGTGCCGACCCCAAGGAAGCCCTGCAGAAGGCCGCCCGCGCCATCGACCGGGACTTCACCGACAACGCCGGCTACGAGATCCCGTAA
- a CDS encoding LacI family DNA-binding transcriptional regulator — protein sequence MTVSITDVAEATGVSASTVSRALRGRPGVSEEMRARIVEAAAELGYTASRSASSLASGRTYTIGVVVPYVGRWFFGTVLDSAERVFSAAGYDVLLYNLGSPEARKRFFTKLPIRKRVDAVLSLLIPDLEEAAALRSLGVPLATTVGGARPGFTAVGIDDRGGAQSAVRHLVNLGHRRIGMISGASEPLHWTTPLDRRQGYLDVLADAGIEPDPALEADGGYTVEGGERAMTELMALRHPPTAVFAQSDEMAMGALRALRRHRLRVPEDVSVVGFDDHELSEVVGLTTVAQPVAAQGREAARLLLARLDDPEAGPPHPVEMPIRFVLRETTAPPNTDRQR from the coding sequence GTGACGGTCAGCATCACCGATGTCGCCGAGGCCACCGGGGTCTCGGCGTCCACCGTGTCCCGCGCCCTGCGCGGCCGTCCCGGAGTGTCGGAGGAGATGCGGGCCCGGATCGTCGAGGCCGCCGCCGAGCTGGGCTACACCGCCTCGCGCTCGGCATCCAGTCTGGCCAGCGGGCGCACCTACACCATCGGCGTCGTCGTCCCGTACGTCGGCCGCTGGTTCTTCGGCACCGTGCTGGACTCCGCCGAGAGGGTCTTCAGCGCCGCCGGTTACGACGTCCTGCTGTACAACCTCGGCTCACCGGAGGCCCGCAAGCGCTTCTTCACCAAGCTGCCGATCCGCAAACGGGTCGACGCCGTGCTGTCCCTGCTGATCCCGGACCTGGAGGAGGCCGCCGCCCTGCGGTCCCTCGGCGTGCCGCTGGCGACCACGGTCGGCGGCGCCCGGCCCGGCTTCACGGCGGTCGGCATCGACGACCGGGGCGGGGCTCAGAGCGCCGTACGGCATCTGGTGAACCTCGGCCACCGGCGGATCGGCATGATCTCCGGCGCCAGCGAGCCGCTGCACTGGACCACGCCCCTCGACCGCCGGCAGGGCTACCTCGACGTGCTGGCCGACGCCGGGATCGAGCCCGACCCCGCGCTGGAGGCGGACGGCGGTTACACGGTCGAGGGCGGCGAGCGGGCCATGACCGAGCTGATGGCGCTGCGCCACCCGCCGACCGCCGTGTTCGCCCAGTCCGACGAGATGGCGATGGGCGCGCTGCGCGCCCTGCGCCGGCACCGGCTGAGGGTTCCGGAGGACGTGTCCGTCGTCGGCTTCGACGATCACGAGCTGTCCGAGGTGGTCGGGCTGACCACCGTGGCCCAGCCGGTCGCGGCCCAGGGCCGGGAGGCGGCCCGGCTGCTGCTGGCGCGGCTGGATGATCCGGAAGCCGGGCCGCCGCACCCCGTCGAGATGCCCATCCGTTTCGTCCTCCGCGAGACCACCGCTCCGCCGAACACCGACAGGCAGCGGTAG
- a CDS encoding mucin-1 — translation MRYAPPGLCVNDFDLLRHADGTYTALHLQGPWTADFDHLRMETSYGRATSTDLVHWEPQGTAFGNGLPGRFDQQAVWTMHAFPHGTGMAMLYTAVSGLTPGGWPLQSVGLAHSDRTDGTGWRRHGTGPVVEADGRWYRTGERMGWRDPFVVRDDETDGWVMAVCAADASLPVEVSGCVAWATSDDLEHWTVQPPLISPGDVDELECPVLERLDDGSWLLLGSIGATRGFEAWTAPRLRGPWTRRGPLGPTGAYAPRVVAAPDGSRVVLHTTPRRVGLTDTGDRCRGMLAQPKSLVVPQDAAPRLEWWPGLDPWLGEETYDAPLHAVGDVDLSGRTEVTLRTQASDEGRPALTVGCDGKNLRVTGPEGAPLGETLLPEPAASLRILTVGEYVEVYADGVFVLTTLCYSGRPAPWTAASEGRVRPVPVRPVRLPAPHRDDASAVWPGPSPH, via the coding sequence ATGCGATACGCGCCGCCCGGCCTCTGCGTGAACGACTTCGACCTCCTGCGCCACGCGGACGGCACCTACACCGCGCTGCACCTGCAGGGCCCGTGGACGGCCGACTTCGACCACCTGCGCATGGAGACGTCCTACGGCCGGGCCACCTCCACCGACCTGGTCCACTGGGAGCCGCAGGGCACGGCCTTCGGCAACGGTCTGCCGGGCCGCTTCGACCAGCAGGCGGTGTGGACCATGCACGCCTTCCCGCACGGCACCGGCATGGCGATGCTCTACACCGCCGTCTCCGGACTCACCCCCGGCGGCTGGCCCCTGCAATCGGTCGGCCTGGCCCACTCCGACCGCACCGACGGCACCGGCTGGCGCCGCCACGGCACGGGGCCGGTCGTCGAGGCGGACGGGCGCTGGTACCGCACGGGCGAACGCATGGGCTGGCGCGACCCCTTCGTCGTACGCGACGACGAGACCGACGGCTGGGTCATGGCGGTCTGCGCCGCCGACGCCTCCCTGCCCGTCGAGGTCAGCGGCTGCGTCGCCTGGGCCACCTCCGACGACCTGGAGCACTGGACCGTCCAGCCGCCGCTCATCTCACCCGGCGACGTCGACGAGTTGGAGTGCCCGGTCCTCGAACGCCTCGACGACGGCAGCTGGCTGCTGCTCGGCTCCATAGGCGCCACGCGGGGCTTCGAGGCGTGGACCGCGCCGCGCCTGCGCGGCCCGTGGACCCGCCGCGGTCCGCTCGGCCCGACGGGCGCGTACGCCCCGCGCGTTGTCGCGGCCCCGGACGGCTCACGCGTCGTGCTGCACACCACCCCGCGCCGCGTCGGCCTCACCGACACCGGCGACCGCTGCCGCGGCATGCTCGCCCAGCCCAAGTCGCTCGTCGTACCGCAGGACGCGGCGCCCCGCCTGGAATGGTGGCCGGGCCTCGACCCCTGGCTCGGCGAGGAGACGTACGACGCCCCCCTGCACGCGGTCGGCGACGTCGACCTCTCCGGCCGCACCGAGGTCACCCTGCGCACGCAGGCCTCCGACGAGGGCCGCCCCGCGCTCACGGTCGGCTGCGACGGCAAGAACCTCCGGGTCACCGGCCCCGAGGGCGCCCCGCTCGGCGAGACACTCCTGCCGGAACCCGCCGCCTCCCTGCGCATCCTCACCGTCGGCGAGTACGTCGAGGTCTACGCCGACGGCGTCTTCGTCCTCACCACCCTGTGCTACTCCGGCCGCCCCGCCCCCTGGACGGCCGCCTCCGAGGGCCGCGTCCGCCCTGTTCCCGTCCGTCCGGTCCGGCTGCCGGCCCCGCACCGCGACGACGCCTCGGCCGTCTGGCCCGGCCCGTCGCCGCACTGA